One window of Quercus robur chromosome 5, dhQueRobu3.1, whole genome shotgun sequence genomic DNA carries:
- the LOC126727970 gene encoding G-type lectin S-receptor-like serine/threonine-protein kinase CES101, whose product MANIGAYLLLIYCFTWFMVMEPAYTESNTLVLGQQLKDGQYLASASGNYKLGFFSGSGRKRYVGIWHKQADAENARTDLKPLWVADYRRNPQTVGMRYEPEKPVWDANRNAPVLDNSGILTISNDGHLKILQDGGVEIVLFSVPLVNNASATLLDSGNFLLHELNSDGSIKQVLWQSFDYPTDRLLPGMKIGINTKTGHHWCLTSWSSEKDPASGSFKLGMDPNNTNQLIIWWQGEIYWVSGLWQNSSFNLPHKLSNDVYYHFSYQSEEKEKYFNYFAYKDVISFQRLSLDTWGALWGMTTNEAPEVFLTCEEPSFYDGCFGRKNEKCFAGKGFTARKGIMLQSGFNFNEGCKN is encoded by the exons ATGGCTAACATAGGAGCATATCTTCTCTTGATTTATTGTTTCACATGGTTCATGGTCATGGAGCCTGCCTATACCGAAAGTAATACATTAGTACTAGGCCAACAGCTCAAAGATGGTCAGTATTTGGCTTCTGCTTCAGGGAACTACAAGTTAGGATTCTTTAGTGGTAGTGGAAGAAAACGTTATGTAGGAATATGGCATAAACAGGCGGATGCAGAAAATGCCAGAACAGATTTGAAGCCATTGTGGGTTGCAGATTATAGAAGGAACCCCCAGACAGTAGGCATGCGGTATGAACCTGAGAAGCCAGTGTGGGACGCAAATCGAAACGCCCCAGTCTTGGACAATTCTGGAATTCTTACAATCAGTAATGATGGCCACTTGAAAATCTTACAGGATGGTGGAGTGGAAATTGTACTTTTTTCGGTTCCATTAGTGAACAACGCAAGTGCTACTCTGCTAGATTCAGGCAATTTTCTCTTACACGAGCTGAATTCAGATGGATCTATAAAGCAG GTTTTGTGGCAAAGCTTTGACTATCCAACTGATAGACTTCTGCCAGGGATGAAAATTGGAATTAATACAAAAACTGGACATCATTGGTGTCTAACATCATGGTCAAGTGAGAAAGATCCTGCCTCAGGCTCTTTCAAACTTGGGATGGACCCCAACAATACAAACCAATTGATCATCTGGTGGCAAGGAGAAATCTACTGGGTTAGTGGCCTTTGGCAAAATTCTAGTTTCAACTTGCCACATAAGTTATCAAATGATGTGTACTACCATTTTAGCTACCAAtcggaagagaaagaaaagtacTTCAATTATTTTGCATATAAAGATGTCATCTCATTCCAAAGGTTGTCATTAGATACATGGGGGGCACTCTGGGGTATGACTACGAATGAAGCACCAGAAGTATTTCTTACATGCGAAGAACCATCCTTCTACGATGGGTGCTTTGGGCGAAAGAATGAAAAGTGTTTTGCGGGCAAAGGGTTCACAGCTAGAAAAGGCATCATGTTGCAGAGTGGATTCAATTTCAACGAAGGGTGTAAAAACTAG
- the LOC126725482 gene encoding G-type lectin S-receptor-like serine/threonine-protein kinase CES101 isoform X2 produces the protein MIQENHRYCGKRNREKDILLHELERRDGKKSHELQFFSFEIVASATNNFTTTSKLGEGGFGSVYKGQLPDGQEVAIKRLSRSSGQGFLEFKNEAILIAKLQHTNLVRLVGCCIHKEEMMLIYEYMPNKSLDFFSLRSCKEEYSRLEETFQHHSRDPSRASIPS, from the exons ATGATACAAGAAAATCATAGATATTGCG GgaagagaaacagagagaaagATATATTATTACATGAGCTAGAAAGAAGAGATGGTAAGAAGAGCCATGAACTGCAATTTTTCAGCTTTGAAATCGTAGCATCAGCCACAAACAATTTTACAACTACAAGCAAGCTTGGAGAAGGTGGGTTCGGATCTGTTTACAAG GGACAACTGCCTGATGGGCAAGAAGTTGCAATAAAAAGGCTCTCAAGGAGTTCTGGACAAGGATTTTTGGAGTTCAAGAATGAAGCAATACTAATTGCCAAACTGCAGCACACTAATCTTGTTAGGCTTGTTGGATGTTGCATTCATAAAGAAGAGATGATGCTCATCTATGAATACATGCCTAATAAAAGCCTTGACTTTTTTTCTCTTCg ATCCTGCAAAGAAGAATATTCTAGATTGGAAGAAACGTTTCAACATCATTCAAGGGATCCATCAAGGGCTTCTATACCTTCATAA
- the LOC126725482 gene encoding G-type lectin S-receptor-like serine/threonine-protein kinase CES101 isoform X1 has translation MIQENHRYCGKRNREKDILLHELERRDGKKSHELQFFSFEIVASATNNFTTTSKLGEGGFGSVYKGQLPDGQEVAIKRLSRSSGQGFLEFKNEAILIAKLQHTNLVRLVGCCIHKEEMMLIYEYMPNKSLDFFSLRLENFDNLVNYLSFGFCQLLTHMFYYRSCKEEYSRLEETFQHHSRDPSRASIPS, from the exons ATGATACAAGAAAATCATAGATATTGCG GgaagagaaacagagagaaagATATATTATTACATGAGCTAGAAAGAAGAGATGGTAAGAAGAGCCATGAACTGCAATTTTTCAGCTTTGAAATCGTAGCATCAGCCACAAACAATTTTACAACTACAAGCAAGCTTGGAGAAGGTGGGTTCGGATCTGTTTACAAG GGACAACTGCCTGATGGGCAAGAAGTTGCAATAAAAAGGCTCTCAAGGAGTTCTGGACAAGGATTTTTGGAGTTCAAGAATGAAGCAATACTAATTGCCAAACTGCAGCACACTAATCTTGTTAGGCTTGTTGGATGTTGCATTCATAAAGAAGAGATGATGCTCATCTATGAATACATGCCTAATAAAAGCCTTGACTTTTTTTCTCTTCggttagaaaattttgacaatttagttaattatctttcttttggtttttgtcAATTGCTCACACATATGTTCTACTACAGATCCTGCAAAGAAGAATATTCTAGATTGGAAGAAACGTTTCAACATCATTCAAGGGATCCATCAAGGGCTTCTATACCTTCATAA